Proteins encoded by one window of Massilia sp. NR 4-1:
- a CDS encoding amino acid permease yields the protein MSIFRTKNLDDMVAASRHPGGLKKVLGPMDLILMGIGAIVGTGIFVLTGTGALTAGPALTISFVVAALACGFAALCYAEFASSVPVAGSIYTYSYATMGELVAWMIGWDLMLEYGLATSAVSVGWSGYFQSLIAGFGLHLPPELTAAPGSVPGVHTLFNLPAFLIMMVLTAMLSWGIRESARMNNVMVAIKIGVVLLFIVVGARHVQPANWQPFMPFGYTGVLSAAAVVFFAFIGFDAVTSAAEEVKRPERDLPIGIIGSLGACTVLYVIVSAIMTGIVPYQKFLGIDHPVSLALKYAGENWVAGFVDLGAILGMTTVILVMAYGQTRIIFAMSRDGLLPRKLSSIHPTHSTPYFATWVVGIIFGLIAAVVPLNVLSELINIGTLAAFSLVSIAVIVLRKKRPDLKRGFRCPAVPVIPLLAVAFCFVLMAYLSLTTWIAFGIWLAIGLVVYFGYARQRSLLNKA from the coding sequence GTGAGTATTTTCAGAACGAAGAACCTAGACGATATGGTCGCGGCAAGCCGCCACCCTGGCGGTTTGAAAAAAGTGCTCGGTCCCATGGACCTGATTTTGATGGGCATCGGCGCCATTGTCGGTACGGGGATTTTCGTACTGACCGGCACCGGCGCCCTGACGGCCGGCCCCGCCCTGACCATTTCCTTCGTCGTCGCTGCCCTCGCCTGCGGCTTTGCCGCCCTGTGCTACGCGGAATTCGCTTCCAGCGTGCCGGTGGCCGGTTCGATTTACACCTATAGCTACGCCACCATGGGCGAACTGGTGGCCTGGATGATCGGCTGGGACCTGATGCTCGAATACGGTCTCGCCACTTCGGCCGTTTCGGTCGGCTGGTCGGGCTACTTCCAGTCCCTGATCGCCGGCTTCGGCCTGCACCTGCCGCCCGAGCTGACGGCCGCGCCAGGCTCCGTGCCCGGCGTGCATACCCTGTTCAACCTGCCCGCCTTCCTCATCATGATGGTGCTGACGGCCATGCTGTCCTGGGGCATCCGCGAATCGGCGCGCATGAACAACGTCATGGTGGCGATCAAGATCGGCGTCGTGCTGCTGTTCATCGTGGTCGGCGCGCGCCATGTGCAGCCGGCCAACTGGCAGCCCTTCATGCCTTTCGGCTATACCGGCGTGCTGAGCGCCGCGGCCGTGGTCTTCTTCGCCTTCATCGGCTTCGACGCCGTGACCTCGGCAGCTGAGGAAGTGAAGCGTCCGGAACGCGATCTGCCGATCGGCATTATCGGCTCGCTGGGCGCCTGCACCGTGCTGTATGTGATCGTGTCGGCCATCATGACCGGCATCGTGCCTTACCAGAAATTCCTCGGCATCGACCATCCGGTCTCGCTGGCCCTGAAGTACGCGGGCGAAAACTGGGTGGCCGGCTTTGTCGACCTGGGCGCGATCCTGGGCATGACCACCGTGATCCTGGTGATGGCTTACGGCCAGACCCGCATCATCTTCGCCATGTCGCGCGACGGCCTGCTGCCGCGCAAGCTGTCCTCCATCCATCCGACGCACAGCACGCCCTACTTCGCCACCTGGGTGGTCGGCATCATCTTCGGCCTGATCGCCGCCGTGGTGCCGCTGAACGTGCTCAGTGAGCTGATTAATATCGGCACCCTGGCCGCTTTCAGCCTGGTCTCGATCGCCGTGATCGTACTGCGCAAGAAACGTCCCGACCTGAAGCGCGGCTTCCGCTGCCCGGCCGTGCCGGTGATCCCGCTGCTGGCCGTGGCCTTCTGCTTCGTGCTGATGGCCTACCTGAGCCTGACCACCTGGATCGCCTTCGGCATCTGGCTGGCGATCGGCCTGGTGGTCTACTTCGGCTACGCGCGCCAACGCTCGCTGCTGAACAAGGCTTGA
- a CDS encoding MFS transporter: protein MFEKRRPLLYFSLFFILYELTIYLSNDMIMPAMLQVVKDYQGAPRHIALSLSLYILGGASLQLFLGPIADRVGKRKVMLAGNALFALATLAIPFTHTIGEFLAARFFQGMGTCFIFIGYAMIHELFEDKEAVKLTAILSNTGIFAPLIGPVVGSGIISVLHWKYIFLISLALAVVTWLGLYRTMPPGQIEAPRFDFAAVRRSYLNIFRNRQFMFGIFIAGIAITPLTAWIGLSPAIVLGHMHESYGTYIAYQCVIFSGFILSTVMIQKLDKNFSMNRLIRQGGALALFGFLGAGLARENGLLFIACMFVFSAGFGLFNGALIRISLTATGESMSLTSSAMSLLYCIYISAGLEVYNLVCEKFNYSLSSYALFNVPLGLAIYIGLLLFVRRHEARQPAPAYAS from the coding sequence ATGTTTGAAAAAAGAAGGCCGCTCCTGTATTTCTCCCTGTTTTTCATCCTGTACGAGCTGACGATCTATCTGTCCAACGATATGATCATGCCGGCCATGCTGCAGGTGGTGAAGGACTACCAGGGCGCGCCGCGCCATATCGCGCTCTCGCTCAGCCTGTACATCCTGGGCGGCGCCAGCCTGCAGCTTTTCCTGGGGCCGATCGCCGACCGCGTCGGCAAGCGCAAGGTCATGCTGGCCGGGAATGCCTTGTTTGCCCTGGCCACGCTGGCCATTCCATTCACGCATACCATCGGCGAATTCCTGGCCGCGCGCTTCTTCCAGGGCATGGGCACCTGCTTCATCTTCATCGGCTATGCCATGATCCACGAGCTGTTCGAGGACAAGGAAGCGGTCAAGCTGACCGCCATCCTGTCCAATACCGGCATCTTCGCGCCCCTGATCGGCCCCGTGGTGGGCAGCGGCATCATCAGCGTCCTGCACTGGAAATACATCTTCCTGATTTCGCTGGCGCTGGCTGTCGTCACCTGGCTGGGCCTTTACCGCACCATGCCGCCAGGGCAGATCGAAGCCCCGCGCTTCGACTTTGCCGCCGTGCGGCGCAGCTATCTGAACATCTTCCGCAACCGCCAGTTCATGTTCGGCATCTTCATCGCCGGCATCGCCATCACGCCGCTGACGGCCTGGATCGGCCTGTCGCCGGCGATTGTGCTGGGCCATATGCATGAATCCTATGGCACCTATATCGCCTACCAGTGCGTGATCTTCTCCGGCTTCATCCTGAGCACGGTGATGATCCAGAAGCTGGACAAGAACTTCTCGATGAACCGCCTGATTCGCCAGGGCGGGGCGCTGGCGCTGTTCGGCTTTCTCGGCGCGGGACTGGCGCGCGAGAACGGCCTGCTGTTCATCGCCTGCATGTTCGTCTTCTCGGCCGGCTTCGGCCTGTTCAACGGCGCCTTGATCCGCATCTCGCTGACGGCCACCGGCGAGTCCATGAGCCTGACCTCGTCGGCCATGAGCCTGCTGTACTGCATCTATATCTCGGCCGGGCTGGAGGTCTACAACCTGGTGTGCGAGAAATTCAATTACTCGTTGTCCTCCTATGCGCTGTTCAATGTGCCGCTGGGACTGGCCATCTATATCGGTTTGCTGTTGTTTGTAAGGAGGCATGAGGCCCGGCAGCCTGCGCCGGCTTATGCCAGTTGA
- a CDS encoding GNAT family N-acetyltransferase: MTNFDLEYEILIKNLKSEFLSCKRWELYCATNNIDMASDVAWLRTQQDNYREHLQDLRRFVRSNFRLFDARSISSLAGIPTQLMDDDERLMHRIWMGGPLPSIAVSAIEQWQGAIDEVEAANAFRYQVVLWVWDAGQLRADPLFAAEPEEAPYALGTYAIGARRYPVRSLRALAASHSGEHLAYLEELHEKRYYVNLADFFRLLILREYGGIYLDVDTIPYKSATIFLTKPEVPDYLDFRIEPASGEIRQYAVSWLNLFKDENGMLVAKKGNASVRKMVREMTANFSIISGNIPDKASVRSKDYASALHDATYGVWQKEIGHAFLSYGEMETHHSVLYDEHQETTICGLLGMRLVLDAITCAPMPLSPEEQAGYDSSMHALQQRDWILDDILELEQLGQVTYIEEVPRMAYAPQLRAQPESCHYYSFLSHDRKLDKVNILFSAYLMAKNGAAIRRGDFWRATRGQSRLGEEAVPTTQLAGLLACGESSARIATPLLKASNCANFVPGSVVAEKHKNRMAALLFSTSYLEYCSFNNKLNLPLVELQRRQNIDQYIEHVYGMFDYEQNFTGFFTGGTIAEFNQVKAVSYYRDEMKPMDDAYDEFISRNSDESDYFVASLALESEYRGKGLFNTMFAEIERLAREKGSQRIILTVWEQSEALRIYLKKGFKVCGRFEYAYNLFFDRLNFLEYDVRN, translated from the coding sequence ATGACAAATTTCGATCTTGAGTATGAAATTCTGATCAAAAACCTGAAGTCGGAGTTCTTGAGCTGCAAGCGCTGGGAGCTGTACTGCGCGACCAATAATATCGATATGGCGAGCGACGTCGCCTGGCTTAGGACGCAACAGGATAACTACCGCGAGCATTTGCAGGATCTGCGGCGCTTCGTGCGCTCCAATTTCCGCCTGTTCGATGCGCGCAGTATTTCCTCGCTGGCCGGTATTCCGACCCAGCTGATGGACGATGACGAGCGCTTGATGCACCGTATCTGGATGGGCGGCCCGCTGCCCTCGATCGCCGTCAGCGCCATCGAGCAGTGGCAGGGCGCCATCGACGAGGTGGAGGCGGCCAACGCCTTCCGTTACCAGGTGGTGCTGTGGGTGTGGGATGCCGGGCAGCTGCGCGCCGATCCCCTGTTCGCGGCCGAGCCGGAAGAAGCGCCCTATGCGCTGGGCACGTACGCCATCGGCGCGCGGCGCTATCCGGTGCGCAGCCTGCGCGCCCTGGCCGCCAGCCACAGCGGCGAGCACCTGGCCTACCTGGAAGAGCTGCACGAAAAGCGCTACTACGTGAACCTGGCCGATTTCTTCCGCCTGCTGATCCTGCGCGAATACGGCGGCATTTACCTGGACGTGGACACCATCCCGTACAAGTCGGCCACCATCTTCCTGACCAAGCCGGAAGTGCCGGACTATCTGGACTTCCGCATCGAACCGGCGTCGGGCGAAATCCGCCAGTACGCCGTCAGCTGGCTGAACCTGTTCAAGGACGAAAACGGCATGCTGGTGGCGAAGAAGGGCAATGCCTCGGTGCGCAAGATGGTGCGCGAGATGACGGCCAATTTCAGCATCATCAGCGGCAATATCCCGGACAAGGCTTCGGTGCGTTCCAAGGACTACGCCTCGGCCCTGCACGACGCCACCTATGGCGTATGGCAGAAGGAGATCGGCCACGCCTTCCTCAGCTATGGCGAGATGGAGACGCACCATTCGGTGCTCTACGACGAGCATCAGGAAACCACCATCTGCGGTCTGCTCGGCATGCGCCTGGTGCTCGATGCGATCACTTGCGCCCCCATGCCGCTCAGTCCCGAAGAGCAGGCCGGCTACGATAGCAGCATGCACGCCCTGCAGCAGCGCGACTGGATACTGGACGATATTCTGGAGCTGGAGCAGCTTGGCCAGGTGACGTATATCGAGGAAGTGCCGCGCATGGCTTACGCGCCGCAGCTGCGCGCCCAGCCCGAAAGCTGCCATTATTATTCCTTCCTCTCGCACGACCGCAAGCTGGACAAGGTCAACATCCTGTTTTCCGCCTACCTGATGGCGAAGAATGGCGCGGCGATACGGCGCGGCGACTTCTGGCGCGCCACGCGCGGCCAGTCGCGCCTGGGCGAGGAGGCGGTGCCCACTACCCAGCTGGCCGGCCTGCTGGCCTGCGGCGAATCCTCGGCGCGCATTGCCACACCCCTGCTCAAGGCCAGCAACTGTGCCAACTTCGTGCCGGGCAGCGTGGTGGCGGAAAAGCACAAGAACCGCATGGCGGCCCTGCTGTTTTCCACCAGCTACCTGGAATACTGCTCCTTCAATAACAAGCTGAACCTGCCCCTGGTCGAGCTGCAAAGGCGGCAGAATATCGACCAGTACATCGAGCATGTCTACGGCATGTTCGACTATGAGCAGAACTTCACCGGCTTTTTCACCGGCGGCACCATCGCCGAATTCAACCAGGTGAAGGCCGTGTCCTACTACCGCGATGAAATGAAGCCGATGGACGACGCCTACGATGAGTTCATCAGCCGCAATTCCGACGAGTCGGATTACTTCGTCGCCAGCCTGGCGCTGGAAAGCGAGTACCGCGGCAAAGGCCTGTTCAACACCATGTTCGCCGAGATCGAGCGCCTGGCGCGCGAGAAGGGCAGCCAGCGCATCATCCTCACCGTCTGGGAGCAGAGCGAGGCGCTGCGCATTTATCTGAAGAAGGGCTTCAAGGTGTGCGGCCGCTTTGAGTATGCCTACAACCTGTTCTTCGACCGTCTGAATTTCCTTGAATACGATGTCCGCAACTGA
- a CDS encoding phytanoyl-CoA dioxygenase family protein has protein sequence MKSIEEINKNSIGERNLSTIGQQAFRLNERANGEPLRVLSEADWRFWRENGYIVIKKAVDAEQADRLQKLMWEFEELDPADPSTWYPPLKSQLRKTELSFNAGMIELYNHQYLWDARQTPRVHQAFADVWGTEKLWVSIDRMNFNLPPEPGFVFKSFMHWDYDPDTDPQNVQGVLAVNDQLDEEVGGFVCVPELYRNYAEWRREQPDNWDWYRPDVSQFQFVNVYLEKGDLLIFNSKLCHGIRQNKSKDKVRLAQYISMMPAQEGNQALRDWRIRSWSERLAPEGYSLHGDPRNWEQTKYRRAVLTALGEKLLGLSPWQE, from the coding sequence ATGAAAAGCATAGAAGAGATCAATAAAAACAGCATCGGCGAGCGCAATCTGTCCACCATCGGCCAGCAGGCGTTCCGCCTCAACGAACGCGCCAACGGCGAGCCGCTGCGTGTGCTGAGCGAGGCCGACTGGCGCTTCTGGCGCGAGAACGGCTATATCGTCATCAAAAAAGCGGTCGATGCCGAGCAGGCCGACCGCTTGCAGAAGCTGATGTGGGAGTTCGAGGAGCTGGATCCGGCCGACCCGTCGACCTGGTATCCGCCGCTCAAATCCCAGCTGCGCAAGACGGAGCTGAGCTTTAACGCCGGCATGATCGAACTGTATAATCACCAGTATCTATGGGATGCGCGCCAGACCCCGCGCGTGCACCAGGCCTTTGCCGATGTGTGGGGGACCGAGAAGCTGTGGGTTTCCATCGACCGCATGAATTTCAACCTGCCGCCAGAACCGGGCTTCGTCTTCAAGAGCTTCATGCACTGGGATTACGACCCCGATACCGACCCGCAGAACGTGCAGGGCGTGCTGGCCGTGAACGACCAGCTGGACGAGGAGGTGGGCGGCTTTGTCTGCGTGCCGGAGCTCTACCGCAACTACGCCGAATGGCGGCGCGAGCAGCCGGACAATTGGGACTGGTACCGGCCCGACGTCAGCCAATTCCAGTTCGTGAACGTGTATCTGGAAAAGGGCGATCTGCTGATCTTCAACAGCAAGCTATGCCACGGCATCCGCCAGAACAAGTCCAAGGACAAGGTGCGGCTGGCGCAATACATCTCCATGATGCCGGCGCAGGAAGGCAACCAGGCCTTGCGCGACTGGCGCATCCGCTCCTGGAGCGAGCGCCTGGCGCCGGAAGGCTACAGCCTGCACGGCGATCCGCGCAACTGGGAACAGACCAAGTACCGGCGCGCGGTGCTGACCGCGCTGGGCGAAAAACTGCTGGGACTCAGTCCCTGGCAAGAGTAA
- the nagZ gene encoding beta-N-acetylhexosaminidase, giving the protein MEQGLREKVGQLFMVGFDALEANDSIKRLIREKKVGGVILFRRNVHTPEQLSALCRELQDINAEVSDEPLLIALDQEGGMVMRIEQGVTPIPAAMAFQEAGSVQACEQLTHVSADEMRQIGINMLLAPVLDVNNNRLNPVIGVRSYGEEPATVIEYGLAAVRGVKSAGIAATAKHFPGHGDTAIDSHYAMALVPHDKERLRAVELAPFREAIAQGVDAIMTAHVVFPAFEADTSVPATLSKAVLTDLLRDEMGYQGTVISDCLEMAAISEGVGIPQGAISTLLAGTDIVLISHREAQQHAAIDAVLEAVEQGRIPLARIDEAARRVHELKKVKAVQQWRERPVKPQGLMQPEALALASKVQADALRVQGDFRPLDPAQPVVLLTIEVRSRSEIDEVALARNKEPRSSMLPALQEAGLNVREYALSAEAKEEEVAEAIAFAKGAAQIVVQTYNAMLVDGQQKLLAALPHDKLWLVAGRMPYDLDLAPGAAGRLAAYGCRPAALVPVVAKLAGRS; this is encoded by the coding sequence ATGGAGCAGGGATTGCGGGAAAAAGTGGGCCAGCTGTTCATGGTGGGCTTCGATGCGCTGGAAGCCAATGACAGCATCAAGCGGCTGATTCGGGAAAAGAAAGTGGGCGGGGTTATCCTGTTCCGCCGCAATGTGCACACGCCGGAGCAGCTCTCCGCCCTGTGCCGCGAACTGCAGGATATCAACGCCGAAGTGAGCGACGAACCGCTGCTGATCGCCCTCGACCAGGAAGGCGGCATGGTGATGCGCATCGAGCAGGGCGTGACGCCGATCCCGGCCGCCATGGCCTTCCAGGAAGCCGGCTCGGTCCAGGCCTGCGAACAGCTGACCCATGTCAGCGCCGACGAAATGCGCCAGATCGGCATCAATATGCTGCTGGCCCCCGTGCTGGACGTGAACAACAACCGCCTGAACCCCGTGATCGGCGTGCGTTCCTACGGCGAAGAGCCGGCCACCGTGATCGAATACGGCCTGGCCGCCGTGCGCGGCGTGAAGTCGGCAGGCATTGCCGCCACCGCCAAGCACTTCCCCGGCCACGGCGACACCGCCATCGACTCGCACTACGCCATGGCCCTGGTGCCGCACGATAAGGAGCGCCTGCGCGCCGTCGAGCTGGCGCCGTTCCGCGAAGCGATCGCCCAAGGCGTCGACGCCATCATGACCGCCCACGTGGTCTTCCCCGCGTTCGAAGCCGACACCTCGGTGCCGGCCACGCTGTCGAAAGCCGTGCTGACCGATCTGCTGCGCGATGAAATGGGCTATCAAGGCACGGTGATTTCCGACTGCCTGGAAATGGCGGCGATCTCGGAAGGCGTGGGCATCCCGCAAGGCGCCATCTCGACCCTGCTGGCCGGCACCGACATCGTGCTGATCTCGCACCGCGAAGCGCAGCAGCATGCCGCCATCGACGCCGTGCTGGAAGCGGTGGAGCAGGGCCGCATTCCGCTGGCCCGCATCGACGAAGCCGCGCGCCGCGTGCATGAGCTGAAAAAAGTGAAGGCTGTGCAGCAATGGCGCGAACGTCCTGTCAAGCCGCAAGGCCTGATGCAGCCCGAAGCCCTGGCACTGGCCAGCAAGGTGCAGGCCGACGCCCTGCGCGTGCAAGGCGACTTCCGTCCGCTCGACCCGGCGCAGCCGGTCGTGCTGCTGACCATTGAAGTGCGCTCGCGCAGCGAGATCGACGAAGTGGCCCTGGCGCGCAACAAGGAACCGCGCAGCTCCATGCTGCCGGCCCTGCAGGAAGCCGGTCTGAACGTGCGCGAATACGCGCTCTCGGCCGAAGCGAAGGAAGAAGAAGTGGCCGAAGCCATCGCCTTCGCCAAAGGCGCGGCGCAGATCGTGGTCCAGACCTACAACGCAATGCTGGTCGATGGTCAGCAAAAGCTGCTGGCCGCGCTGCCGCACGACAAGCTCTGGCTCGTTGCCGGCCGCATGCCTTACGACCTCGACCTGGCTCCCGGCGCCGCCGGCCGCCTGGCCGCCTACGGCTGCCGTCCCGCCGCCCTGGTCCCCGTCGTCGCGAAGCTGGCTGGTCGCAGCTGA
- a CDS encoding ABC transporter permease encodes MLRAYPLLASALTMAGLAVLTAAAAFSVYRHEAEQAAMQLQVWRGMPEPQARLVSVQQGVGAPLPLPDFDSAELVRKLQGIAMQSELPVDEVAYALEKHERRPYLRYKVTLSVSAGYPAVRNFVKEISSGLPNVALDSVRCRRVDAPASPLACDLAFSAFYRRALHG; translated from the coding sequence ATGCTGCGTGCGTATCCGCTGTTGGCAAGCGCCTTGACGATGGCCGGCTTGGCTGTCTTGACGGCCGCTGCCGCGTTCTCGGTCTACCGGCATGAGGCGGAACAAGCCGCCATGCAGTTGCAGGTATGGCGCGGCATGCCCGAGCCGCAGGCGCGCCTGGTGTCGGTGCAGCAGGGCGTAGGCGCTCCGCTGCCATTGCCCGACTTCGACAGCGCGGAGCTGGTGCGCAAGCTGCAGGGCATCGCCATGCAGTCCGAGTTGCCTGTCGATGAGGTGGCCTATGCGCTGGAGAAGCATGAGCGGCGTCCCTATCTGCGCTACAAGGTCACGCTGTCGGTCAGCGCCGGCTATCCGGCGGTGCGTAATTTCGTCAAGGAGATCAGCAGCGGCCTGCCCAACGTCGCTCTGGACAGTGTGCGCTGCCGGCGGGTTGACGCGCCAGCCAGCCCGCTGGCCTGCGATCTGGCCTTTTCGGCCTTCTATCGGAGGGCGCTGCATGGATAA
- a CDS encoding secretin and TonB N-terminal domain-containing protein — protein sequence MNIHLLFPRAAILPAVLLVACAAQTHHRDGMQAMEQRNYPAALEALSKASALKPDDVEYRKDWLRGREVVTDRMLTAAATAQAEGRFGEAEQQYRAIQKFDRENARARAGLEQIRKAQQAAQDAREAREALDSGDSARAALLAGRALQGAPGLPAARDVQRALSAAQAREALQIPTLGAMYRKPINLEFRDASLKFVFDALSRTTGINFIFDREVKPEQRVTVSLKQTALDDAIDVILSTSQLEKKILNSTGVLIYPSTPAKLREYQDLMVKAFYLANVEAKQAANMLKTVLKLKDVYVDDKYNLLILRESAETIVLAEKLINLQDLEEPEVMLEVEVLEINRSRLLNLGVQWPGQLTVAPLQVNPATGGSGTSGTTGSTPATMKISDLKSLNSSVLGITVPTAVMNLQKTDGDANLLANPRIRVRDREKAKILIGDKVPVVTTTSSANFVSENIQYLDVGLKLEVEPDIHLRDEVGLKLALEVSSLVSSVKTNSGSLAYQIGTRNFNSALRMKDGETQILAGLINDQDRSSANKLPLVGDLPVLGRLFGSQSDTRNKTEIVLSITPHLIRNIQRNEPAAEAFWSGTEATLRHRPLQLRNADMPSIVQTAGGNAAPAPLAAASDGPASAPSAPNAPTLQWEGASQVRVGTVASLSLKLDSPEALRAVSLQLAYNPAEVEIVGVDDGEYFGKDGKATFSKAVDAGSGRISVSASGSGSGVKGGGRLLTLSYRPLTAAPSADISVISATPVGTQLAIGRPGLPQVHRLGIAP from the coding sequence TTGAATATTCATCTTCTTTTTCCCCGTGCCGCCATCCTGCCGGCCGTGCTGCTGGTGGCGTGCGCCGCGCAGACGCACCACCGCGACGGCATGCAGGCCATGGAGCAACGCAACTACCCTGCGGCGCTGGAGGCGTTGTCCAAGGCGAGTGCGCTCAAGCCGGACGATGTCGAGTATCGCAAGGACTGGTTGCGCGGACGCGAGGTCGTGACGGACCGCATGCTGACCGCGGCGGCAACGGCGCAGGCCGAGGGCCGCTTCGGCGAGGCGGAGCAGCAATACCGCGCCATCCAGAAATTCGACCGGGAGAATGCGCGGGCGCGCGCCGGACTGGAGCAAATCCGCAAGGCCCAGCAGGCGGCGCAGGATGCGCGCGAGGCGCGCGAAGCCCTGGACAGCGGCGACAGCGCGCGCGCAGCCTTGCTGGCGGGACGGGCCTTGCAGGGCGCTCCCGGTTTGCCGGCGGCGCGCGACGTGCAGCGTGCACTCTCGGCCGCGCAGGCGCGCGAAGCGCTGCAGATTCCCACTCTCGGCGCCATGTACCGTAAGCCCATCAACCTCGAATTCCGCGATGCCAGCCTGAAATTCGTCTTCGACGCCCTGTCGCGCACCACCGGCATCAACTTCATCTTCGACCGCGAGGTCAAGCCGGAACAGCGCGTGACGGTGTCGCTGAAACAGACCGCGCTCGATGATGCGATCGACGTCATCCTCTCCACCAGCCAGCTGGAGAAAAAAATCCTCAACAGCACCGGGGTGCTGATCTATCCGAGTACGCCGGCCAAGCTGCGCGAATACCAGGATCTGATGGTCAAGGCCTTCTACCTGGCGAATGTGGAGGCCAAGCAGGCCGCGAATATGCTGAAGACGGTCCTCAAGCTGAAGGACGTGTATGTGGACGATAAGTACAATCTGCTGATCCTGCGCGAGAGCGCGGAGACCATCGTGCTGGCGGAAAAACTGATCAACTTGCAGGATCTGGAGGAGCCCGAGGTGATGCTGGAAGTGGAGGTGCTGGAGATTAACCGTTCGCGCCTGCTCAACCTCGGCGTGCAGTGGCCGGGCCAGCTGACCGTCGCACCCTTGCAGGTCAATCCCGCCACCGGCGGCAGCGGCACCTCCGGCACCACGGGCAGCACGCCGGCCACCATGAAGATCAGCGATTTGAAGTCGCTCAATTCGAGCGTGCTTGGCATCACCGTGCCGACAGCCGTCATGAATTTGCAGAAGACCGATGGCGATGCCAATCTGCTGGCCAACCCCCGCATCCGCGTGCGCGACCGGGAAAAGGCCAAGATCCTGATCGGCGACAAGGTGCCCGTCGTGACCACCACCAGCAGCGCCAATTTCGTTTCGGAGAATATCCAGTATCTGGATGTGGGATTGAAACTGGAAGTTGAACCCGATATCCATCTGCGCGATGAGGTGGGATTGAAGCTGGCGCTGGAGGTCAGCTCCCTGGTGTCCTCCGTCAAGACCAATAGCGGTTCGCTGGCTTACCAGATCGGCACCCGCAATTTCAACAGCGCCCTGCGCATGAAGGACGGCGAAACGCAGATCCTGGCGGGCCTGATTAACGACCAGGACCGCTCCTCGGCCAACAAGCTGCCCCTGGTGGGCGACTTGCCGGTGCTGGGGCGCCTGTTCGGCAGCCAGAGCGACACGCGCAACAAGACCGAGATCGTGCTCTCCATCACCCCCCATCTGATCCGCAATATCCAGCGCAACGAGCCGGCGGCCGAAGCCTTCTGGTCCGGCACCGAGGCCACGCTGCGCCACCGTCCCCTGCAACTGCGCAATGCCGATATGCCCTCCATTGTGCAGACGGCGGGCGGCAACGCGGCGCCGGCGCCGCTCGCCGCGGCTTCGGACGGACCCGCCTCGGCGCCCAGTGCGCCGAACGCGCCGACGCTGCAATGGGAAGGGGCAAGCCAGGTGCGGGTCGGCACCGTGGCGAGCCTGTCGCTGAAGCTGGATTCGCCCGAGGCGCTGCGCGCGGTCTCGCTGCAACTGGCGTATAACCCGGCCGAGGTGGAGATTGTCGGCGTCGACGATGGCGAATACTTCGGCAAGGATGGCAAGGCCACCTTCAGCAAGGCGGTCGATGCGGGCAGCGGGCGCATCTCGGTCAGCGCGAGCGGCAGCGGCAGCGGCGTCAAGGGAGGCGGGCGCTTGCTGACACTGAGCTACCGGCCATTGACCGCCGCCCCCAGTGCCGATATCAGCGTGATCAGCGCTACGCCGGTCGGCACCCAGCTCGCCATCGGCCGTCCGGGACTGCCGCAGGTGCACCGCCTGGGAATCGCGCCATGA
- a CDS encoding type II secretion system protein codes for MSSRQRGFSLIELLASAAILGILASVAVPVIETTVRRQKERELRTALRDIRAAIDAYKAASAGGHIPVLQGHSGYPSALADLMNGVVDATDPDKRKMYFLRRIPRDPFHADQTVAPMAMWGLRSYSSTAQAPLPGDDVFDVYSRSGLTGLNKVPYAEW; via the coding sequence ATGAGTTCCCGCCAGCGCGGTTTCAGCCTGATTGAGTTGCTGGCGTCGGCGGCCATCCTGGGAATACTGGCATCGGTTGCCGTGCCCGTGATCGAAACCACGGTGCGGCGGCAAAAGGAGCGCGAATTGCGCACCGCCTTGCGCGATATCCGCGCTGCCATCGATGCCTACAAGGCAGCTTCGGCCGGCGGCCATATTCCTGTGCTACAGGGCCATTCCGGCTATCCGTCAGCGCTGGCGGATCTGATGAACGGCGTGGTGGATGCAACGGACCCGGACAAGCGCAAGATGTATTTCCTGCGCAGGATACCGCGCGATCCTTTCCATGCCGACCAGACGGTGGCGCCGATGGCCATGTGGGGACTGCGCAGCTACTCCTCCACGGCGCAGGCGCCCTTACCCGGGGACGATGTATTCGATGTGTATTCGCGCTCCGGCCTGACTGGATTGAACAAGGTGCCTTATGCGGAATGGTAG
- a CDS encoding type II secretion system protein, whose amino-acid sequence MIELLVALAIVGLIVSLAAPRYFSNLDRAREDVLREDLYVLRDAIDKYYSDRNRYPNELADLVNGRYLRKIPVDPFTQSAKSWVVVAPEDPTLGAVANVRSGAANTARDGSSLQEW is encoded by the coding sequence ATGATCGAGCTGCTGGTGGCCCTGGCCATTGTCGGCCTGATTGTCAGCCTGGCGGCGCCGCGCTATTTCAGTAACCTGGACCGCGCCCGCGAGGATGTGCTGCGCGAAGACCTGTATGTGCTGCGCGACGCCATCGACAAGTACTACTCCGACCGTAACCGCTATCCGAATGAGCTGGCCGATCTGGTCAATGGACGCTACCTGCGCAAGATTCCGGTCGATCCCTTTACGCAAAGCGCCAAGAGCTGGGTGGTGGTGGCGCCGGAAGATCCCACGCTGGGAGCGGTGGCCAATGTGCGCAGCGGCGCGGCCAATACTGCCCGCGACGGCAGCTCGTTGCAGGAGTGGTAG